From one Rhopalosiphum padi isolate XX-2018 chromosome 2, ASM2088224v1, whole genome shotgun sequence genomic stretch:
- the LOC132919139 gene encoding LOW QUALITY PROTEIN: uncharacterized protein LOC132919139 (The sequence of the model RefSeq protein was modified relative to this genomic sequence to represent the inferred CDS: inserted 1 base in 1 codon) codes for MFPKIHKRVKDIGTTSPRQFKRRLRNKIXLLNNSLPIATNFKIQSSSQIALLKSPAKQLHSTTITNNNCSYTEPCDSNTTLKLNLTNELHTCIEYSAETQPIEEILYETNSIKDKNQDLVQQIRKLVVQFNVSHGCANKMLNILRNTDQEVPKDICTILREHKVVRPISEI; via the exons atgttcccAAAAATCCATAAACGGGTAAAAGATATTGGAACTACTTCTCCACGTCAGTTTAAAAGgcgtttaagaaataaaa aattacttaataatagtCTACCGATTgccacaaattttaaaattcagtcATCATCTCAG attgctCTTTTAAAATCCCCTGCTAAACAACTTCATTCAACCACTATTACTAACAATAACTGCAGTTATACTGAACCATGTGATTCTAATACAACACTGAAACTGAACCTTACTAATGAATTGCATACTTGTATT gaatattCTGCAGAGACTCAGCCCATTGAAGAAATATTGTATGAAACTAATAGCATTAAGGATAAAAACCAAGATTTAGTCCAACAAATTCGTAAGTTGGTTGTGCAGTTTAATGTATCACATGGATGtgcaaataaaatgttaaatattcttAGAAACACAGATCAAGAAGTTCCCAAGGATATCTGTACAATACTACGAGAACATAAAGTTGTTAGACCAATTTCAGAAATTTAA